Within the Acidimicrobiales bacterium genome, the region CGGCGCCGAACAGCAGCTGGCCCATCACCTCGACGAAGGCCCGCTCGGGCGGAAGCCGCTCCCCCATCACGGCCAGGACCATGTTCCCGAACGCCACCATGGTCATGAAGCGGGCCAGGTCGTCGGTGCTGAGGCCGGGGCTGATGGTGCCGGCGTCGATGCTGCGCTCGGTCGCGGCCACGAACTCGCTGATCTTGAGCGCGAGGAGCCGCCGCAGCGTGGCGGCCAGCTTCGGGTCGCGCCGGGCCGCCACGATGACGTCGAGCAGGAGGGTCGTCTCCGGGGCCGGGGCGGTGGCCATCTGGTGGGCCACCACGGTGGCGACGCTGCTGGGCCGGGCCCAGGCCGCGCCCGAGAGGGAGCCCTCGGCCAAGCCCTCCATCGACCGCAGCCCCAGGCTCTGCAGCAACAGGTCGAGCTTGCCGTGGAAGTGCGAGTACAGGGCGCCGGTGGTGACGCCGGCCC harbors:
- a CDS encoding helix-turn-helix domain-containing protein; the encoded protein is MTSSRSALLQAAVDVFTERGYEAATVAEIAERAGVTTGALYSHFHGKLDLLLQSLGLRSMEGLAEGSLSGAAWARPSSVATVVAHQMATAPAPETTLLLDVIVAARRDPKLAATLRRLLALKISEFVAATERSIDAGTISPGLSTDDLARFMTMVAFGNMVLAVMGERLPPERAFVEVMGQLLFGADGAAESGPTDILAGVALAASTSRQSRASFEQAVAAASDAGHSLRRIAQAAGVSHEHVRRIVVNRVAPTG